From Rhodococcus sp. B7740, one genomic window encodes:
- a CDS encoding ABC transporter ATP-binding protein, with protein MTTTLPPVARAFQVSKYFGDSSNPVSALDNVSLDIHGGQFTAIMGPSGSGKSTLMHVMAGLDNASTGHLMLAGADITDANDDALTTLRRTQVGFIFQSFNLVPTLGVRGNILLPFELDGRAPTAEEAAWTEQLIDTLGLRGRVNHRPHQLSGGQQQRVAIARALGTRPHLIFADEPTGNLDSRTGREVLGLLAAAVREYGQSIVMVTHDPIAASYADRIVFLADGRIADELPRSTPEQISSYMLGMEHAS; from the coding sequence ATGACAACAACACTCCCCCCGGTCGCCCGGGCATTCCAGGTCAGCAAGTATTTCGGTGACTCGTCCAACCCGGTCAGCGCCCTCGACAACGTCTCTCTCGACATTCACGGCGGCCAGTTCACCGCCATCATGGGACCGTCCGGTTCCGGCAAGTCGACTCTGATGCATGTGATGGCGGGCTTGGACAACGCCAGCACCGGGCATCTGATGTTGGCCGGTGCCGACATCACCGACGCGAACGACGACGCACTGACGACGTTGCGCCGCACGCAGGTCGGGTTCATCTTCCAGTCGTTCAATCTCGTTCCCACCCTCGGTGTTCGGGGCAACATCCTGCTGCCGTTCGAGCTCGACGGCCGCGCCCCCACCGCCGAAGAGGCGGCATGGACAGAGCAGCTCATCGACACTCTGGGATTGCGAGGGCGAGTGAACCACCGCCCGCATCAGCTCTCGGGTGGACAGCAGCAGCGCGTCGCGATCGCCCGCGCACTCGGTACGCGGCCGCACCTCATCTTCGCCGACGAACCCACCGGCAACCTCGATTCCCGAACCGGCCGTGAGGTTCTCGGCCTACTCGCCGCAGCGGTGCGCGAGTACGGTCAGTCGATCGTCATGGTCACCCACGACCCCATCGCGGCCAGCTACGCCGATCGCATCGTCTTCCTCGCCGACGGCCGCATCGCAGACGAACTGCCACGTTCGACGCCGGAGCAGATCTCGAGCTACATGCTGGGAATGGAGCACGCATCATGA